The Gimibacter soli genome includes a region encoding these proteins:
- a CDS encoding YggS family pyridoxal phosphate-dependent enzyme produces the protein MSTSVADNLAQVSKDISRMCRHAGAPDVQPRLIAVSKMQPEDRVVEALEAGHRVFGENRVQEAEGRWLPLKERFPDVELHLIGSLQSNKASDAVALFDEIHSLDRIKLADALKKEMDAQGRQLPVYIQVNTGREDQKGGVSLEELPGLLAHAREIGLNVVGLMVIPPVDDDPTLHFALLKKLAARHGLARLSMGMSSDFALAAAMGATDVRVGTAIFGNRA, from the coding sequence ATGAGCACGTCTGTTGCCGATAATCTCGCCCAGGTCTCCAAAGACATCAGCCGCATGTGCCGCCATGCCGGTGCACCCGACGTGCAGCCACGCCTGATTGCAGTTTCCAAGATGCAACCAGAAGACCGGGTCGTCGAGGCACTTGAGGCCGGCCACCGCGTTTTCGGCGAGAACCGCGTGCAGGAGGCCGAGGGCCGCTGGCTCCCCCTCAAGGAACGTTTCCCGGATGTAGAGCTGCACCTGATCGGCAGCCTGCAATCGAACAAGGCGAGCGATGCCGTTGCGCTGTTTGACGAGATTCACAGCCTTGACCGCATCAAGCTCGCCGACGCCCTGAAGAAGGAAATGGATGCGCAGGGCCGCCAGCTGCCCGTCTATATTCAGGTGAATACCGGCCGCGAGGACCAAAAGGGTGGGGTCTCGCTTGAGGAACTGCCCGGCCTTCTCGCCCACGCCCGCGAGATCGGCCTGAATGTTGTTGGCCTGATGGTGATCCCGCCTGTGGACGATGACCCGACCCTACATTTCGCGCTTCTGAAAAAGCTGGCTGCCCGCCACGGCCTCGCACGGCTATCGATGGGTATGAGCAGCGATTTCGCGCTCGCCGCCGCGATGGGGGCAACCGATGTGCGCGTCGGCACCGCCATTTTCGGCAACCGGGCCTAA
- a CDS encoding thiamine phosphate synthase: protein MVKPFTPVRHQICRRAGVCVAVYIADRGRGADPLSIIRHLPAGAFVLYRDYDAVDRAAYARGLASACRKRHLPLIVAGDARLARAVKADGLHLPEYQLYRRPASWRGLLTAATHSRRALHFARLRGVDLALVSPVFETRSHPGARTLGVHRLARLVRGAGVRFAALGGVKKANAGRLRGLPLAAIAMMDGWN from the coding sequence ATGGTCAAGCCCTTCACGCCAGTCCGCCATCAGATTTGCCGCCGCGCCGGGGTGTGCGTTGCCGTCTATATCGCAGACCGCGGACGCGGCGCTGATCCGCTTTCGATCATTCGCCATCTGCCTGCCGGCGCGTTTGTCCTCTACCGCGATTATGATGCGGTGGACCGGGCCGCGTATGCACGTGGCCTCGCCAGCGCCTGCCGGAAGCGGCACTTGCCACTCATCGTCGCAGGTGATGCGCGTCTGGCCCGTGCGGTGAAGGCTGACGGCCTCCACCTGCCGGAATATCAGCTCTATCGTCGCCCGGCGAGCTGGCGCGGGCTGCTGACGGCTGCGACCCACAGCCGACGCGCGCTCCATTTCGCCCGGTTGCGCGGGGTGGACCTTGCACTTGTCTCCCCGGTTTTTGAAACACGCAGCCATCCGGGTGCCCGCACGCTCGGGGTCCACCGGCTTGCCCGGCTCGTGCGCGGGGCAGGTGTTAGGTTCGCCGCACTTGGCGGCGTGAAAAAGGCAAACGCAGGCAGGCTGAGGGGGCTGCCCCTTGCCGCTATCGCCATGATGGATGGTTGGAATTAG
- a CDS encoding porin translates to MKRLTRTGMALLVAALVSAPSGAEDSTRFESNGFLESLDLFMAEHMAWLKPVPRDGSAEGLKELELSLRQNDNGQQKGFFYLQENAAPIGSGRTSSDIPDFSSLLAPSGTQGVNRLPLAGADSNLTLSFGKDKADPAFRLGFSGSYRIEGDRRVAATDAFGFGVSPGEERIESGLSLGFGGFAIDAAMLQVTDHAAGRSTGYDVGFSWRQGAFATRLSLSEYKAGADLMGIDNAARDVLAVELGASYRLTERIGVQGGVRYLDYSSRIVATPFSAESEQMVFLGGQFRF, encoded by the coding sequence ATGAAACGACTGACCAGGACGGGAATGGCACTTCTTGTTGCCGCGCTTGTCTCTGCTCCCTCCGGGGCAGAGGACAGTACCCGTTTTGAATCGAACGGTTTCCTTGAAAGCCTCGATCTCTTCATGGCCGAACATATGGCCTGGCTGAAGCCTGTGCCGCGCGACGGCAGCGCCGAAGGCCTGAAGGAACTGGAACTGAGCCTGCGCCAGAACGACAACGGGCAGCAAAAAGGCTTCTTCTATCTGCAGGAAAACGCCGCCCCGATAGGCAGTGGCCGTACTTCCAGCGATATTCCCGATTTCTCCTCGCTGCTGGCACCTTCGGGCACGCAGGGCGTGAACCGCCTGCCGCTGGCGGGTGCGGACAGCAACCTGACCCTTTCCTTCGGCAAGGACAAGGCTGACCCGGCGTTCCGTCTTGGCTTCTCCGGCAGCTACCGGATCGAGGGTGACCGCCGCGTGGCCGCAACCGATGCCTTCGGGTTTGGCGTCAGCCCCGGCGAGGAACGCATCGAATCCGGCCTCAGCCTTGGTTTCGGCGGCTTTGCCATCGACGCCGCCATGCTGCAGGTTACCGATCATGCCGCTGGCCGCTCGACCGGCTATGACGTCGGCTTCTCGTGGCGCCAAGGGGCCTTCGCGACCCGCCTTTCGCTCAGCGAATACAAGGCCGGCGCCGACCTGATGGGCATCGACAATGCCGCGCGCGACGTGCTGGCCGTCGAGCTTGGCGCGTCTTACCGGCTGACCGAGCGGATCGGCGTGCAGGGCGGCGTGCGTTATCTCGATTATTCGAGCCGCATCGTGGCAACGCCCTTCTCGGCCGAAAGCGAGCAGATGGTCTTCCTTGGCGGCCAGTTCCGCTTCTAG
- a CDS encoding DUF3576 domain-containing protein, protein MIRLVRFGMVAVASMMLAACGIFGGGDEVDAQKIEARTTALGVNGYLWQATLETLSFMPIEKADPAAAVILTGWQTDPATPSERVKVMVRFLSEDLRSDGIKVSVVREADQGGNWVAVPVQASTALTIEESILAKARTLKVGTVR, encoded by the coding sequence ATGATTCGATTGGTGCGGTTTGGCATGGTGGCAGTGGCTTCGATGATGCTCGCAGCCTGCGGCATTTTCGGCGGTGGCGACGAAGTCGACGCGCAGAAGATCGAGGCGCGGACCACGGCGCTTGGCGTCAATGGTTACCTGTGGCAAGCCACGCTTGAAACCCTGTCCTTCATGCCGATTGAAAAGGCCGACCCGGCTGCAGCCGTGATCCTGACCGGCTGGCAGACCGATCCCGCCACCCCGAGCGAGCGGGTGAAGGTGATGGTGCGTTTCCTCAGCGAAGACCTGCGTTCCGACGGCATCAAGGTCAGCGTTGTGCGGGAAGCCGATCAGGGCGGCAACTGGGTGGCGGTGCCGGTGCAGGCCTCGACGGCGCTGACGATCGAGGAATCGATCCTCGCCAAGGCCCGGACCCTGAAGGTCGGTACTGTCCGCTAA
- the leuS gene encoding leucine--tRNA ligase, with the protein MSRYNAKATEAKWQKVWTDRASFKTDSTSSKPKYYVLEMFPYPSGRIHMGHVRNYTLGDVVARFRRARGFEVLHPMGWDAFGMPAENAAMERKVHPADWTYDNIANMRAQLKQVGLAIDWDREIATCDPEYYGQEQRIFLDFLEAGLVYRRESWVNWDPVDNTVLANEQVIDGRGWRSGALVERRKLSQWFLKITDFADELLDGLKTLDRWPDKVRLMQENWIGRSEGLEFTFKVDETGEDLPVYTTRPDTLFGASFCAISADHPIAAKLAEENAELAAFITECRQTGTSEEALEKAEKRGYNTGLHVIHPLDSSWKLPVYVANFVLMEYGTGAIFGCPSGDQRDLDFARKYGLSVVPVVMPADGDAATFTVGDEAYTGPGVMINSCFMDGMEASAAKAMIIDKAEADGWGTRRVNFRLRDWGVSRQRYWGTPIPVIHCEACGAVPVPASDLPVKLPEDVSFDRPGNPLEHHPTWKHVNCPSCGKPARRETDTMDTFVDSSWYFLRFCTPERHDVPFDKDIADSWMPVRQYIGGIEHAILHLLYARFFTRALHKVGRVGITEPFEGLFTQGMVNHATYKDTTGQWVFPELVQSREDGTFYRTDNGLDVVEGRVEKMSKSKKNVVDPDDIIDQYGADTARWFMLSDSPPERDLLWTEAGIEGAWRFTQRLHRLVTGALETMAPKGAAMPASLSESALALRKAAHKTIDGVTGDIEALHFNKAVARLYEFANALGADTKGEGAAEAVREACEILVQLVGPMMPHIAEELWSKLGHTTLLADTPWPVADKALVVDDTVTLAVQVNGKTRDTIDVAKDMPKDEVEKVALANDKVARFLDGVTVRKVIVVPGRIVNIVAN; encoded by the coding sequence ATGTCGCGCTACAATGCCAAGGCAACCGAAGCGAAATGGCAGAAGGTCTGGACAGACCGCGCCAGCTTCAAGACCGATTCCACCAGCAGCAAGCCCAAATATTATGTGCTTGAGATGTTCCCGTACCCGTCGGGCCGCATCCATATGGGCCATGTGCGGAACTATACGCTTGGTGATGTGGTTGCCCGTTTCCGCCGTGCGCGCGGCTTTGAAGTGCTGCATCCGATGGGCTGGGACGCCTTCGGCATGCCGGCTGAAAACGCCGCGATGGAACGCAAGGTCCACCCCGCCGACTGGACCTACGACAATATCGCCAACATGCGTGCCCAGCTGAAACAGGTTGGCCTCGCCATCGATTGGGACCGCGAGATCGCGACCTGCGACCCCGAATATTACGGGCAGGAACAGCGCATCTTCCTCGATTTCCTTGAAGCCGGCCTCGTTTACCGCCGCGAAAGCTGGGTGAACTGGGATCCGGTCGATAATACTGTGCTCGCGAACGAGCAGGTGATCGATGGCCGCGGCTGGCGTTCGGGTGCGCTTGTCGAGCGCCGCAAGCTCAGCCAGTGGTTCCTCAAGATCACCGATTTCGCCGACGAGCTCCTTGACGGCCTCAAGACGCTTGACCGCTGGCCCGATAAAGTCCGCCTGATGCAGGAAAACTGGATCGGCCGTTCGGAAGGCCTCGAGTTCACCTTCAAGGTCGATGAAACCGGCGAAGACCTGCCGGTTTACACCACCCGTCCGGACACGCTTTTCGGCGCCAGCTTCTGCGCGATTTCGGCTGACCATCCGATTGCCGCGAAGCTCGCTGAAGAGAATGCCGAGCTCGCAGCCTTCATCACCGAATGCCGCCAGACCGGCACCAGCGAAGAAGCGCTCGAGAAAGCGGAAAAGCGTGGCTACAACACCGGGCTTCATGTGATCCATCCGCTGGACAGCAGCTGGAAGCTGCCTGTCTATGTCGCCAACTTCGTGCTGATGGAATATGGCACCGGCGCCATTTTCGGCTGCCCGTCGGGCGACCAGCGCGACCTCGATTTCGCCCGCAAATACGGCCTGTCGGTCGTGCCGGTCGTTATGCCGGCGGACGGCGACGCTGCCACCTTCACGGTTGGCGACGAGGCCTACACGGGCCCCGGCGTGATGATCAACAGCTGCTTCATGGACGGCATGGAAGCTTCGGCTGCCAAGGCGATGATCATCGACAAGGCGGAGGCCGATGGCTGGGGCACGCGCCGCGTGAACTTCCGCCTGCGCGACTGGGGCGTTTCGCGCCAGCGCTACTGGGGCACGCCGATTCCGGTGATCCACTGCGAAGCCTGCGGCGCCGTGCCGGTGCCGGCGAGCGACCTGCCGGTGAAACTGCCGGAAGATGTGAGCTTCGACCGGCCGGGCAACCCGCTTGAACATCACCCCACCTGGAAGCATGTGAATTGCCCCTCGTGCGGCAAGCCCGCGCGCCGGGAAACCGACACGATGGACACGTTCGTGGACAGCAGCTGGTATTTCCTGCGCTTCTGCACGCCCGAACGCCATGACGTGCCGTTCGACAAGGATATCGCCGACAGCTGGATGCCGGTGCGCCAGTATATCGGCGGGATCGAGCATGCGATCCTGCACCTTCTGTATGCCCGCTTCTTCACCCGTGCGCTCCACAAGGTTGGCCGTGTTGGCATCACCGAACCCTTTGAAGGCCTCTTCACGCAGGGAATGGTGAACCACGCCACCTACAAGGACACAACCGGCCAGTGGGTTTTCCCCGAGCTTGTGCAGTCGCGCGAGGACGGCACCTTCTACCGCACCGACAACGGCCTTGATGTCGTTGAGGGCCGTGTCGAGAAGATGTCGAAATCGAAGAAGAACGTGGTCGATCCCGACGACATCATCGACCAGTACGGCGCCGATACCGCCCGCTGGTTCATGCTGTCGGACAGCCCGCCGGAGCGCGATCTCCTTTGGACCGAAGCCGGGATCGAAGGCGCATGGCGCTTCACGCAGCGCCTGCATAGGCTGGTGACCGGGGCGCTGGAGACGATGGCGCCGAAGGGTGCCGCGATGCCGGCGAGTCTGTCGGAGAGCGCGCTGGCGCTTCGCAAGGCCGCCCATAAAACGATCGACGGCGTGACCGGCGATATCGAGGCCCTGCATTTCAACAAGGCAGTGGCGCGGCTTTACGAGTTCGCCAATGCGCTTGGCGCCGATACCAAAGGCGAGGGTGCAGCTGAAGCCGTGCGCGAGGCTTGCGAAATCCTCGTGCAGCTGGTTGGCCCCATGATGCCGCACATTGCCGAGGAACTGTGGTCCAAGCTCGGTCACACGACCCTTTTGGCCGATACGCCGTGGCCGGTTGCCGACAAGGCACTTGTCGTGGACGATACCGTCACGCTTGCGGTGCAGGTGAACGGCAAAACCCGCGACACGATCGATGTGGCGAAGGATATGCCGAAGGACGAGGTCGAGAAGGTGGCGTTGGCGAACGACAAGGTCGCCAGGTTCCTTGACGGCGTCACCGTCCGCAAGGTCATCGTCGTGCCGGGCCGTATTGTCAATATCGTTGCGAACTAG
- the lptE gene encoding LPS assembly lipoprotein LptE: protein MRLAPVFALAAALLTAACGFQPLYQGGADGAVRGGIAGVEVGPIADRLGQEMRNRLIERMGSGEGSDYRLDVVLNTETEGFGIRSDAAATQEQMILTAAIRLTPIGTDTPVIEDTLRARTSYDLVLSDYATVAEREDAARRLAFELAERIHRRLALYFNQKDKEKTGQ, encoded by the coding sequence ATGCGCCTTGCCCCCGTCTTCGCCCTTGCCGCCGCCCTGCTGACCGCTGCCTGCGGTTTCCAGCCGCTCTATCAAGGTGGTGCTGACGGGGCGGTGCGTGGCGGGATCGCGGGTGTCGAGGTCGGCCCGATTGCCGACCGGCTGGGGCAGGAGATGCGCAACCGCCTGATCGAACGGATGGGTTCGGGCGAGGGCAGCGATTACCGGCTGGATGTGGTGCTGAACACCGAAACCGAAGGCTTCGGTATCCGCTCGGACGCCGCCGCCACGCAGGAACAGATGATCCTGACGGCCGCCATCCGCCTCACCCCCATCGGCACCGACACACCGGTGATCGAGGATACCCTGCGTGCCCGCACGTCTTACGATCTTGTGCTGTCGGATTATGCGACGGTCGCCGAGCGGGAAGATGCCGCCCGCCGCCTCGCCTTTGAACTTGCCGAGCGTATCCACCGCCGCCTTGCCCTCTATTTCAATCAGAAGGACAAGGAAAAGACCGGCCAATGA
- the holA gene encoding DNA polymerase III subunit delta gives MKVAPRDIEAVCRSLPAGVRVVLVYGRDEGLARERATRIGKQIAPDLSDPFQVARPDNATVKATPSLLVDEMSAISMLGGRRLVRLEGAGNDMTDAVKLVLADPRGDGLLLITAGDLDGGSSLRKAVEGGKDALAIACYEDNARDLSGLVQEVLSAAGLRASRDAMAYLIENLGGDRAVSRGELDKLVLYKGNDKSEITLDDARACVGDTAAFALHEIASAVTAGDMKKLETGLERAWIAGESPIAILLLLSRRLMRLHYARALMTEQNLGPAEAVERLRPPVIFFEKPVFTADLARWTARKIEQALDILIEADLECKTTGNPAEVICARACLRLAKAAR, from the coding sequence ATGAAGGTTGCACCCCGCGACATCGAAGCCGTTTGCCGGTCGCTGCCGGCCGGGGTTCGGGTCGTGCTGGTGTATGGCCGGGACGAGGGCCTCGCGCGTGAACGCGCCACCCGCATCGGCAAGCAGATTGCCCCCGATCTTTCCGATCCTTTCCAGGTTGCCCGCCCCGATAATGCGACGGTGAAGGCCACGCCGTCGCTTCTCGTTGATGAAATGTCGGCCATCTCGATGCTTGGCGGGCGCCGCCTTGTGCGCCTTGAAGGTGCCGGCAACGACATGACAGACGCGGTGAAACTGGTGCTGGCCGACCCGCGCGGTGACGGGCTTCTCCTCATCACGGCGGGGGACCTTGATGGCGGCTCGTCGCTCCGCAAGGCGGTTGAGGGCGGCAAGGATGCGCTCGCCATCGCCTGCTATGAGGATAATGCCCGCGATCTCTCGGGCCTTGTGCAGGAAGTGCTGTCCGCTGCCGGGCTTCGCGCCAGCCGCGATGCGATGGCCTATCTGATTGAAAACCTGGGCGGGGACCGTGCCGTTTCGCGCGGGGAGCTCGACAAGCTTGTCCTTTATAAGGGCAATGACAAAAGCGAGATCACGCTGGATGATGCCCGCGCCTGCGTGGGCGACACGGCGGCCTTCGCACTGCATGAGATTGCCTCTGCTGTGACTGCGGGCGACATGAAAAAGCTGGAAACGGGGCTGGAGCGCGCCTGGATCGCCGGTGAAAGCCCCATCGCGATCCTCCTGCTGCTCTCTCGCCGCCTGATGCGCCTGCATTATGCGCGTGCCTTGATGACAGAACAGAATCTGGGCCCCGCCGAAGCGGTGGAACGCCTGCGCCCGCCCGTCATTTTCTTCGAAAAACCGGTCTTCACCGCCGATCTCGCCCGCTGGACCGCCCGGAAGATCGAACAGGCGCTCGATATCCTCATCGAAGCCGATCTCGAGTGCAAAACCACCGGCAACCCGGCGGAGGTTATCTGCGCCCGCGCCTGCCTGCGCCTCGCCAAAGCGGCGCGGTAA
- a CDS encoding YegP family protein: MADVTYPCYKQRKDASGQWYWIYYAKNKEEIARSSESYHNRSDCTHSINLVKNSKDDQIYYYD; the protein is encoded by the coding sequence ATGGCTGACGTCACATACCCGTGTTACAAACAACGAAAAGATGCTAGCGGTCAGTGGTATTGGATATACTACGCCAAAAATAAAGAAGAGATCGCGAGGAGTAGTGAAAGCTATCACAATCGTAGCGATTGTACTCATAGCATCAATTTGGTCAAAAACTCCAAGGACGACCAAATTTACTATTACGACTAA
- a CDS encoding GlxA family transcriptional regulator, whose amino-acid sequence MRTIVIVGFDRAQILDITGPAQVFASASELSPQPQYRVLLASLEGREIATTAGLTLQATPLDEINPEDADTVLISGGHGAEEAANDARLQAFVRKAAGCARRLGSVCTGAFILAAAGVAEGKRLATHWRWARRMQELYPAVSVDADALYVQDSDLWSSAGVTAGIDMCLALVEADLGRDLAMKVARGLVVYARRPGSQSQFSTLLKGQVKSAGSCGAIISWMADNLAGPINVSDAAARAGMSERSFHRHFVKETGDTPARYLERLRLDAARSLLEGPGLPLKAVAAHSGFGTAGRLIQAFERRFGMSPTAYRQLHGQG is encoded by the coding sequence ATGCGCACCATTGTGATCGTCGGCTTCGACCGCGCCCAGATTCTGGATATCACCGGCCCGGCGCAGGTCTTTGCCTCGGCAAGCGAACTGTCCCCGCAGCCGCAGTATCGGGTGTTGCTCGCGAGCCTTGAGGGCCGCGAGATTGCCACGACCGCCGGGCTCACCCTGCAGGCCACACCGCTGGATGAAATCAACCCAGAGGACGCCGACACCGTCCTGATTTCAGGGGGGCATGGGGCCGAAGAAGCCGCGAACGATGCCCGCCTGCAAGCCTTTGTGCGAAAGGCGGCTGGCTGTGCGCGACGGTTGGGGTCCGTTTGCACCGGCGCCTTCATTCTGGCCGCTGCCGGGGTGGCCGAAGGCAAGCGCCTTGCCACCCACTGGCGCTGGGCCAGACGCATGCAGGAGCTATATCCGGCGGTCAGTGTCGATGCCGACGCACTTTATGTGCAGGACAGCGATCTCTGGTCCTCTGCCGGGGTGACAGCGGGCATCGATATGTGCCTGGCACTTGTGGAAGCCGACCTTGGCCGCGACCTCGCCATGAAGGTCGCGCGCGGCCTTGTGGTTTACGCCCGCCGGCCGGGCAGCCAGAGCCAGTTCAGCACGCTTCTGAAGGGTCAGGTGAAATCCGCCGGCAGCTGCGGTGCCATCATCAGCTGGATGGCCGACAATCTGGCCGGTCCGATCAATGTGAGCGATGCCGCCGCCCGCGCCGGCATGAGCGAGCGCAGCTTCCACCGTCATTTCGTGAAGGAAACCGGCGACACACCGGCCCGGTATCTCGAGCGCCTGCGGCTTGACGCCGCCCGTAGCCTGTTGGAAGGCCCCGGCCTGCCGCTGAAGGCTGTCGCTGCCCATTCAGGCTTCGGCACCGCCGGACGGCTCATTCAGGCATTCGAACGCCGTTTCGGCATGAGCCCGACGGCCTACCGGCAACTCCACGGGCAGGGGTGA
- a CDS encoding DJ-1/PfpI family protein: MTIEIGFLLFNGMTQLDFAGPFEVLSRVPGARVHLVADSLDPITADTHLRLLPTVTYDDCPALNVVCVPGGPHVESVYENAAAIDFLRRQAAQADYVTSVCTGSLILGVAGLLDGYKATSHWTSLPLLAHFGAVPTKGRVVTDRNRITGGGVTAGIDFGLTVAAALVGETAAKMIQLGLEYDPAPPFNSGHPDVADKEITDAVLAAMQDRLDTRFKRAAEFA; this comes from the coding sequence ATGACCATCGAAATCGGATTTCTGCTGTTCAACGGCATGACCCAGCTGGATTTTGCCGGACCTTTTGAAGTGCTATCCCGTGTGCCGGGTGCGCGGGTGCACCTGGTGGCGGACAGCCTTGACCCCATCACGGCAGACACGCACCTGCGGCTGCTACCCACCGTTACCTATGACGATTGCCCGGCGCTGAATGTTGTATGCGTGCCCGGCGGGCCGCATGTGGAAAGCGTTTACGAGAATGCGGCTGCCATCGATTTCCTGCGCCGGCAGGCCGCACAGGCGGATTATGTGACCTCGGTCTGCACCGGGTCCCTGATCCTTGGCGTTGCCGGGCTTCTGGACGGCTACAAGGCGACCAGTCACTGGACGTCGTTGCCGCTTCTCGCCCATTTCGGCGCGGTGCCGACCAAGGGCCGGGTGGTGACCGACCGCAACCGCATCACCGGCGGCGGGGTAACGGCGGGGATCGATTTCGGCCTCACAGTCGCGGCGGCGCTTGTCGGCGAAACGGCAGCCAAGATGATCCAGCTGGGCCTTGAATATGATCCGGCGCCGCCCTTCAACAGCGGCCATCCGGACGTGGCGGACAAAGAGATCACCGATGCGGTGCTGGCCGCCATGCAGGACCGGCTCGACACGCGTTTCAAGCGCGCGGCGGAATTCGCCTGA
- the secB gene encoding protein-export chaperone SecB: MADNVFENDQNPLSGPAPDGADMPQVGVITQYVKDLSFENPNAPASLQNMTAAKPAIDVNVNVGVHRLGDDVYEVELKISATANNTLEDGKNQVAFAVELVYGSLFGLRNVPEEAVRAFLLVQAPMLMFPFARRIIADASRDGGFPPLLLEPINFEALYRAQMAQEQQGAEEPTPETLN, translated from the coding sequence ATGGCCGACAATGTTTTCGAGAACGACCAGAACCCGCTGAGCGGTCCCGCCCCGGATGGCGCCGACATGCCGCAGGTTGGCGTGATCACCCAATATGTGAAGGACCTGTCCTTCGAAAACCCGAATGCCCCGGCAAGCCTGCAGAACATGACCGCCGCCAAACCGGCGATCGATGTGAATGTGAATGTGGGCGTGCACCGGCTGGGTGACGACGTTTACGAGGTGGAACTGAAGATTTCCGCCACTGCCAACAACACGCTCGAAGACGGCAAGAACCAGGTCGCGTTCGCTGTCGAGCTTGTGTACGGCAGCCTTTTCGGCCTCCGGAACGTGCCCGAGGAAGCGGTTCGCGCCTTCCTCCTGGTGCAGGCCCCGATGCTGATGTTCCCGTTTGCCCGTCGCATCATTGCCGATGCGTCGCGCGATGGTGGCTTCCCGCCGCTGCTGCTTGAGCCGATCAATTTTGAAGCCCTGTACCGGGCTCAAATGGCCCAGGAACAGCAAGGCGCAGAAGAACCGACCCCGGAAACCCTGAATTAA
- a CDS encoding FxsA family protein, whose translation MGWILLILLIGLPVAELTVLIDVGDEIGALSTVGLCILTAVVGLGLVRHQGIGLMLDMQRAAADGQPVGATLVHGAFLLVAGFCLMIPGFLTDGLGFLLLIPPVRSALIKVGAAGLMVRPRGGSGRVIIIEGEVVSEKDDTTPPRPIDKL comes from the coding sequence ATGGGTTGGATTCTCCTCATTCTTCTGATCGGCCTGCCGGTGGCGGAGCTGACTGTATTGATCGACGTGGGCGACGAAATCGGCGCCTTGTCGACCGTTGGCCTTTGCATCCTGACGGCTGTTGTCGGCCTTGGCCTTGTGCGCCATCAGGGCATAGGGCTGATGCTGGACATGCAGCGCGCCGCCGCTGACGGACAGCCCGTGGGCGCCACGCTCGTGCATGGTGCCTTCCTCCTGGTTGCCGGTTTCTGCCTGATGATCCCGGGTTTCCTGACAGACGGCCTCGGTTTCCTTCTCCTGATCCCGCCGGTGCGCAGTGCGCTGATCAAGGTGGGTGCTGCCGGATTGATGGTCCGCCCGCGGGGTGGATCAGGCCGGGTCATTATCATCGAGGGCGAAGTGGTTTCCGAAAAGGACGACACCACCCCGCCACGCCCTATCGACAAATTGTGA